A single candidate division KSB1 bacterium DNA region contains:
- a CDS encoding acetamidase/formamidase family protein — protein MNAAHKFLLICFVPLISQSILAQDTTRFTPKIGYQAFKVREPVLTLKPGDVLISETLMGGYYTEEGGAWPGEVGPIYIEGATPKDQLVVKIIKVQPNREYGPARIRPGFGGLAADVRVRMLNPDIPSERFLWRLDRGRNIASLDLPRSKLGKIEVPMAPMLGRVAVAPKGEESFPGLWPGDFGGNMDAPEIKEGATVYLPIFHEGALFYFGDGHALQGEGEIAGTGLEATMDVILQFDLIKDKPIDWPRIENDEFIMVAASARPLIDAFRLAHIELIEWLEEDYGFDRWEAYQVLTQVAESTVANIVDPQYTVVAKFPKKYLPK, from the coding sequence ATGAATGCTGCTCACAAATTCCTTTTAATCTGCTTTGTTCCACTAATTTCTCAGTCGATTCTTGCCCAGGACACCACCCGCTTCACACCAAAAATCGGCTACCAGGCATTTAAAGTTCGCGAACCGGTTCTGACGCTTAAGCCGGGCGATGTTCTGATCAGCGAAACTTTGATGGGTGGATATTACACAGAAGAAGGCGGTGCCTGGCCGGGAGAAGTCGGGCCGATTTATATCGAAGGAGCGACACCCAAAGATCAATTGGTAGTGAAAATTATCAAAGTGCAGCCAAACCGGGAATACGGACCGGCGCGAATCAGACCCGGTTTCGGCGGCCTGGCTGCTGATGTCCGGGTGCGAATGTTGAATCCCGACATTCCATCGGAGCGTTTTCTCTGGCGGCTGGATCGCGGGAGGAACATTGCCAGTTTGGATTTACCGAGAAGCAAGTTAGGAAAAATTGAAGTGCCGATGGCGCCAATGCTGGGTCGGGTTGCGGTCGCGCCAAAAGGTGAGGAATCATTCCCCGGTCTCTGGCCCGGCGATTTTGGCGGCAATATGGACGCGCCTGAAATTAAAGAAGGCGCAACGGTCTATTTGCCAATTTTTCATGAAGGGGCGCTGTTTTATTTTGGCGATGGTCATGCACTTCAAGGCGAAGGCGAAATCGCCGGCACCGGCCTCGAGGCCACCATGGATGTCATCCTGCAATTTGATCTCATCAAAGATAAACCGATCGATTGGCCGCGAATTGAGAACGATGAGTTTATCATGGTAGCGGCCAGTGCACGACCTTTAATCGATGCCTTTCGTTTGGCGCATATCGAGTTGATTGAGTGGCTTGAAGAGGATTACGGCTTCGACCGCTGGGAGGCGTATCAAGTGCTTACGCAAGTTGCCGAATCAACTGTGGCCAATATTGTGGATCCGCAGTATACGGTAGTTGCAAAATTTCCAAAGAAGTATTTGCCTAAATAA
- a CDS encoding amidohydrolase family protein — protein sequence MKFNFLILLVAGLLFQQSSAQEQPHVFRGAKLYTISGEPIENGVLVIQNGKIVSVGLADNIQVPADATEHDVTGKVIMPGLVDTHSHIGGVQGGDRSATLHPDVRAMDAIDVRSDSFKRARAGGVTTANIMPGSGYLMSGQTVYVKLRKGQKIDDLLYCKDPLNDVCGGMKMANGTNSLGEKPRSGTRAKSAAMVREIYVKAQGYQKKLKAANGDPEKMPERDLQMEALMQVLDGKRIVQHHTHRHDDIMTVIRLSQEFGFRVVIQHGSEAWKVADEIAKAGIPCSIIMIDSPGGKLEAVDLRYETGAILEKAGVDVAFHTDDGITDSRLLLRSPALAVRAGMSRAKALESVTLAAARMLDLADRVGSLEKGKDADFIVLSGDPLSVYTHIEETWVEGVKLFDRSNPDDRKYSVGGYEVFRQNVVAHEAEGGME from the coding sequence ATGAAATTCAATTTTTTAATTCTGCTTGTGGCCGGCTTGTTATTCCAGCAATCTTCTGCACAAGAACAACCGCACGTTTTCCGGGGCGCAAAGCTCTATACCATTTCCGGCGAACCGATTGAAAATGGTGTTCTGGTTATTCAAAACGGAAAAATCGTCTCAGTCGGTCTCGCAGATAATATTCAGGTACCCGCAGATGCAACCGAGCACGATGTCACCGGGAAAGTCATTATGCCGGGGCTTGTCGACACGCATTCGCACATTGGCGGTGTTCAAGGCGGCGATCGATCTGCTACGCTGCACCCCGATGTCCGGGCAATGGATGCCATCGATGTTCGCAGCGATTCGTTTAAACGGGCGCGGGCCGGTGGCGTAACCACGGCCAACATCATGCCCGGCTCCGGCTATTTGATGAGCGGCCAGACGGTTTATGTTAAACTTAGAAAAGGTCAAAAAATCGACGATTTACTCTACTGTAAAGATCCTTTAAATGATGTCTGCGGCGGCATGAAAATGGCGAACGGGACAAATTCCCTTGGAGAAAAGCCGCGTTCCGGTACGCGTGCCAAATCAGCTGCAATGGTGCGTGAGATCTATGTCAAAGCGCAGGGGTATCAAAAGAAACTCAAGGCTGCTAACGGCGATCCTGAAAAGATGCCCGAGCGAGACCTGCAAATGGAAGCGTTGATGCAGGTGCTCGACGGCAAACGAATTGTTCAGCATCACACGCATCGTCATGATGACATCATGACCGTGATTCGACTGTCGCAGGAGTTCGGTTTTCGGGTAGTGATTCAGCACGGCAGCGAGGCCTGGAAAGTCGCAGATGAAATCGCAAAGGCCGGCATTCCTTGTTCCATCATCATGATCGATTCTCCGGGTGGTAAATTAGAGGCTGTTGATTTGCGTTACGAGACCGGCGCAATCCTGGAAAAAGCAGGCGTCGATGTTGCGTTTCACACCGACGACGGTATTACAGATTCCCGCCTCCTTTTGCGTTCACCGGCGCTGGCAGTGCGTGCGGGTATGTCGCGAGCGAAGGCTCTGGAATCAGTCACCCTGGCAGCAGCTCGAATGCTCGATTTGGCTGATCGTGTGGGTTCTCTTGAGAAGGGCAAAGATGCCGATTTCATCGTCCTGTCCGGCGATCCGCTAAGCGTGTATACACACATTGAGGAGACCTGGGTGGAAGGCGTTAAATTATTTGACCGCTCAAACCCGGATGACCGAAAATATTCAGTCGGCGGTTACGAAGTATTTCGTCAGAACGTTGTTGCGCACGAAGCCGAAGGAGGCATGGAATGA
- a CDS encoding amidohydrolase family protein: MPSLLIVLIIATPIWSQKIAVKGETVYTMAGDPIQNGVVLIKNGKIERVGPASRLNIGSDYKILSNKIVTPGLIDAHTVVGLAGYYNQKHDQDQLEKSDPIQAELRAIDAFNAREKLVEWVRNFGVTTIHTGHGPGALISGQTMIVKTNGKTVNDALIKPTAMVAFSLGPNVGRNFKSPGTRSKGVAMIRTALLKAQNYVKKMQNKKEDKRPDRDLKMEVLAQILSKELPVLFTAQKATEIMSALRLAEEFGIKIILDGAAESYLLLDEIKAAKVPVILHPTMVRNRGETQNASYETAAKLQQAGIQFALQSGYESYVPKTRVILYEAAIAAANGLAFEDALATITINAAQILGIDKRVGSLEKGKDADVLLFDGDPFEYTSHVCTVIIDGKVVSDECR, from the coding sequence ATGCCTTCCCTACTGATAGTCTTAATCATTGCAACTCCGATTTGGAGTCAGAAAATCGCGGTCAAGGGTGAGACTGTCTATACCATGGCCGGCGATCCGATTCAAAACGGGGTGGTTCTTATCAAAAACGGAAAAATTGAACGCGTTGGCCCGGCGTCCCGTCTGAATATTGGTAGTGACTACAAAATTCTTTCCAACAAAATCGTCACTCCCGGTCTAATAGATGCCCACACCGTCGTGGGGCTTGCGGGCTATTATAACCAAAAGCACGACCAGGATCAGCTTGAAAAATCCGATCCGATTCAAGCCGAACTTCGTGCCATCGATGCTTTTAACGCTCGCGAGAAACTGGTGGAATGGGTGCGCAATTTCGGCGTGACCACCATTCATACCGGGCATGGACCGGGTGCACTCATCAGCGGGCAAACCATGATCGTGAAAACAAACGGCAAAACCGTAAATGACGCTTTGATCAAACCAACCGCAATGGTTGCTTTCAGTCTTGGCCCAAATGTGGGCCGGAATTTCAAATCTCCGGGCACCCGCTCTAAAGGCGTCGCCATGATCCGCACCGCCCTGTTGAAAGCGCAAAATTATGTTAAGAAAATGCAGAATAAAAAAGAGGATAAAAGGCCGGACCGGGATTTGAAAATGGAGGTACTTGCTCAAATTCTCAGCAAAGAACTTCCGGTTCTGTTTACAGCACAAAAGGCAACCGAGATAATGAGCGCCCTGCGGCTTGCAGAAGAATTCGGCATCAAAATCATCCTGGACGGCGCCGCCGAATCCTATCTTTTGCTCGATGAAATCAAGGCTGCCAAGGTGCCGGTAATTTTACACCCAACAATGGTGCGCAATCGCGGTGAAACGCAAAATGCCTCCTATGAAACCGCAGCAAAATTGCAGCAAGCCGGGATTCAATTCGCTTTGCAAAGCGGCTATGAAAGCTACGTACCCAAGACGCGCGTGATTTTATACGAAGCGGCCATTGCGGCCGCCAATGGGCTGGCCTTTGAAGATGCACTCGCAACCATCACCATCAACGCGGCTCAGATCCTGGGAATCGACAAGCGTGTCGGCTCACTGGAAAAAGGCAAAGACGCCGACGTCCTACTTTTCGATGGCGATCCCTTTGAATATACCAGTCATGTTTGCACCGTAATTATCGATGGAAAAGTTGTCAGCGATGAATGCCGGTGA